A single genomic interval of Alteromonas sp. CI.11.F.A3 harbors:
- the epd gene encoding erythrose-4-phosphate dehydrogenase, protein MVNIAINGFGRIGRNVLRALYESGRNSHFNVVAINDVAKPEGIAHLLKYDTAHGRFGFDVALDNNTLNVAGDAIRLLAQPDINLLPWREIGVDIVLECTGKFDDRVSGQSHINAGAGKVLFSSPGSPDLDNTVIFGTNDDTLKAEHKLVSNGSCTTNCIVPVIQALDAAFGVESGTITTIHASMHDQQVIDAYHPDLRRTRAASQSIIPVDTRLAAGIERILPKFAGKFEAIAVRVPTINVTAMDLSVTLSTQVTIADVNQALKRVKAGRLQGILDYTEEPLVSVDFNHDPHSCIVDGTQTRVSHKQLVKTLVWCDNEWGFANRMLDTAQAMYDAS, encoded by the coding sequence ATGGTAAACATTGCCATAAACGGGTTTGGTCGTATTGGTCGCAATGTATTGCGTGCGCTTTATGAAAGCGGACGCAATAGCCACTTCAACGTGGTTGCGATTAATGATGTCGCTAAGCCAGAAGGTATTGCTCACTTATTAAAATACGATACCGCCCATGGGCGGTTCGGTTTTGATGTGGCACTAGATAACAACACACTAAACGTAGCAGGCGATGCTATTCGCTTGTTAGCACAACCTGATATTAACTTACTGCCTTGGCGAGAAATTGGGGTGGATATTGTACTGGAATGTACAGGTAAGTTTGATGATAGGGTGTCAGGTCAATCGCATATTAATGCGGGGGCAGGTAAAGTGCTCTTCTCTTCTCCGGGTTCCCCCGATTTAGACAATACCGTGATTTTTGGTACCAACGATGACACGCTAAAAGCCGAGCATAAGTTGGTGTCTAATGGGTCGTGTACAACCAACTGCATTGTGCCGGTTATTCAAGCGCTAGACGCAGCCTTTGGGGTTGAAAGCGGAACGATTACCACTATTCACGCATCTATGCACGATCAGCAAGTTATCGATGCTTACCACCCCGATTTACGTCGTACTCGCGCAGCCAGTCAGTCTATTATTCCAGTAGACACACGGTTAGCCGCGGGAATAGAACGTATTTTGCCTAAATTTGCAGGTAAATTTGAAGCTATTGCGGTACGGGTGCCAACCATTAATGTTACTGCAATGGATTTAAGTGTAACCTTAAGTACGCAAGTAACCATTGCTGACGTTAATCAGGCATTGAAGCGAGTGAAAGCAGGGCGATTGCAGGGTATTTTAGATTATACAGAAGAGCCGCTAGTTTCTGTTGATTTCAATCACGATCCTCATTCTTGTATTGTGGATGGTACGCAAACCCGCGTTAGTCATAAGCAACTGGTAAAAACACTGGTGTGGTGTGACAACGAATGGGGTTTTGCAAACAGAATGCTCGACACCGCGCAAGCAATGTATGACGCAAGCTAA
- a CDS encoding phosphoglycerate kinase: MAIPSMSDLALNGQRVLIRQDLNVPVKDGVVTSDARIKASIPTIKAALDAGAAVMVMSHLGRPTEGEPAEEFSLQPVVNYLNDALDVPVTLEKDYLDGVDVAPGSLVILENVRFNEGEKSDDETLSKQYAALCDIFVMDAFGTAHRAQASTHGVAKFATKACAGPLLAAELDALGKALDNPKRPMVAIVGGSKVSTKLTVLKTLAEKVDQLIVGGGIANTFIAAQGHNVGKSLVEMDLTEQAKQLMSDAVANGGNIPVPTDVVVGKAFDENTEATLKAVSDVADDDMIFDIGPDSSKALESIIKNAGTIVWNGPVGVFEFEQFSAGTKALAEAIADSDAFSIAGGGDTLAAVDKYEIADKISYISTGGGAFLEFLEGKTLPAVAMLEEKNK, from the coding sequence ATGGCAATTCCAAGTATGAGTGATTTGGCCTTAAACGGTCAGCGCGTATTAATTAGACAAGACTTAAACGTGCCAGTAAAAGATGGCGTAGTGACCTCTGATGCGCGTATTAAAGCTTCCATCCCAACTATTAAAGCGGCGCTAGATGCTGGTGCTGCGGTAATGGTAATGTCACATTTAGGCCGCCCTACAGAAGGCGAGCCAGCGGAAGAATTCTCACTTCAGCCTGTTGTGAATTATTTGAACGACGCGTTAGACGTACCGGTTACCCTAGAAAAAGACTATTTAGACGGTGTTGATGTAGCACCAGGTTCTTTGGTTATTCTAGAAAACGTACGCTTTAATGAAGGCGAGAAAAGCGACGACGAAACCCTATCAAAGCAATATGCAGCCCTTTGCGATATCTTCGTAATGGACGCATTTGGCACCGCCCACCGCGCACAAGCGTCTACCCACGGTGTGGCAAAATTTGCCACTAAAGCGTGTGCAGGCCCACTTCTTGCGGCAGAGCTAGATGCACTAGGCAAAGCATTAGACAACCCTAAACGTCCAATGGTAGCCATTGTAGGCGGTTCTAAAGTTTCGACGAAACTTACCGTACTTAAAACCTTAGCTGAAAAAGTTGACCAACTTATTGTTGGCGGCGGTATTGCCAATACGTTTATTGCCGCGCAAGGTCATAACGTAGGTAAGTCTTTGGTAGAAATGGATTTAACTGAGCAAGCGAAGCAGTTAATGAGCGATGCAGTCGCCAATGGCGGGAATATTCCAGTACCTACCGATGTAGTAGTGGGTAAAGCTTTCGATGAAAATACAGAAGCAACACTTAAAGCCGTTAGTGATGTCGCTGACGATGATATGATTTTTGATATCGGCCCTGATTCATCAAAAGCCCTTGAAAGCATTATTAAAAATGCGGGTACGATTGTATGGAATGGCCCAGTAGGTGTATTTGAATTTGAACAGTTCAGTGCAGGTACAAAGGCGTTAGCCGAGGCTATTGCTGATAGCGATGCGTTCTCAATTGCAGGTGGTGGTGATACACTGGCAGCAGTAGATAAATATGAAATCGCTGATAAGATATCTTATATCTCTACAGGTGGTGGTGCATTTCTAGAGTTTCTAGAAGGCAAAACATTACCTGCAGTAGCCATGCTAGAAGAAAAAAACAAATAA
- the metK gene encoding methionine adenosyltransferase — MATHLFTSESVSEGHPDKIADQISDAVLDAILEQDPRARVACETYVKTGMVLVGGEVTTSAWVDIEEITRKTVRDIGYVHSDMGFDADSCAVLNAIGKQSPDINQGVDRESLEEQGAGDQGLMFGYASDETDVLMPAPITYSHRLVQKQAEVRKSGKLDFLRPDAKSQITFKYENDKPVGIDAVVLSTQHCDSVSTAQVREAVMEEIIKPVLPSEWLNSNTQFHINPTGRFVIGGPVGDCGLTGRKIIVDTYGGMARHGGGAFSGKDPSKVDRSAAYAGRYVAKNIVAAGLAKRCEIQVSYAIGVAEPTSISIDTFGTGVVDEKTLVALVREHFDLRPYGLIKMLDLERAIYLPTAAYGHFGREAFPWEATDKAEALRSAV, encoded by the coding sequence ATGGCCACGCATTTATTCACCTCCGAGTCTGTGTCTGAAGGACACCCGGACAAAATCGCCGATCAAATTTCAGATGCGGTTCTAGATGCTATTCTAGAGCAAGATCCTCGTGCCCGCGTGGCCTGTGAGACCTACGTTAAAACCGGAATGGTATTAGTAGGTGGTGAAGTCACTACCTCAGCGTGGGTTGATATTGAAGAAATCACACGTAAAACCGTAAGAGACATAGGCTACGTTCATTCTGATATGGGTTTCGATGCTGACTCTTGTGCAGTATTAAACGCCATTGGTAAACAGTCGCCAGATATCAACCAAGGTGTTGACCGCGAAAGTCTAGAAGAACAAGGTGCGGGCGACCAAGGCCTTATGTTCGGTTACGCCAGTGACGAAACTGACGTACTGATGCCAGCGCCAATTACTTACTCTCACCGCTTGGTTCAAAAACAAGCTGAAGTAAGAAAATCTGGCAAGCTAGACTTTTTACGCCCAGATGCAAAAAGCCAAATTACGTTTAAATACGAAAACGACAAGCCTGTAGGCATTGATGCGGTAGTACTTTCTACGCAGCATTGTGACTCTGTTTCTACTGCACAAGTACGTGAAGCAGTAATGGAAGAAATTATTAAACCGGTGCTTCCTAGCGAATGGCTTAATAGCAACACTCAATTTCACATTAACCCTACCGGTCGCTTTGTTATAGGTGGTCCAGTTGGTGACTGTGGTTTAACTGGCCGTAAAATCATTGTAGATACCTACGGTGGTATGGCCCGTCACGGTGGTGGTGCTTTCTCTGGTAAAGATCCATCGAAAGTTGACAGAAGCGCGGCATACGCGGGTCGTTATGTGGCTAAGAATATTGTTGCCGCTGGCTTAGCTAAGCGTTGCGAAATACAGGTTTCTTACGCCATTGGTGTTGCCGAACCAACGTCTATCAGCATTGATACTTTCGGTACTGGTGTGGTTGATGAGAAAACCTTAGTGGCGTTGGTGCGCGAACACTTCGACTTACGCCCTTACGGTTTAATCAAAATGCTTGATTTAGAACGTGCTATCTACTTACCAACGGCTGCCTATGGTCACTTCGGCCGTGAAGCATTCCCGTGGGAAGCGACTGATAAAGCTGAAGCACTCCGTTCAGCAGTATAA
- a CDS encoding S9 family peptidase, which produces MFSTQIVNCQLRQGRRGFRVTTRITVFLLCIFTGLSSFSYAEDEKEDTDNDMFFQSEDIFDLEYVSDIRVSPNGKQVAYVRRSNDIMSDSTRSNIWLASVDGKSHRPLLSSKKSYYSPRWSPDGKRLAYLSNEEGKPQLYVRWMDTGQTALITNVTSSLGNITWSPNGKHIAFTMSVNVEEKPLKVNLPKKPKDAKWAPKFEYITKARYQADGKGILEPAYTHIFIVSTDGGTARQLTSGNYHHRGGVSFSPDSQKIYFSANRSDNWEYEPVESDIFTVNMQGDIEQLTDFKGTESAPVVSPNGKYVAYSRRSDDKVMYKNRYLYIMNADGTDHKNLTADIDNSVSNFQWKGNKSIYFQQSVRGLAQVDIVTLSGKVKSVAKGLGGTTLGRPYVFGMYHAADNVVAYTKGRTDRPADVFVTTRNEQQLTFLNEDALGHKQLGEVNEIVYRSSIDDEEIQGWYILPPNYDETKKYPLILEIHGGPNLAYGPVFTAELQRMAAEGYIVFYDNHRGSTGYGERFALLLQGKYSSKYDFADHMSGVDALIDKGLVDPEKLFITGGSAGGIASAYAIGLTNRFKAAVVAKPVINWLSKVLTADSGLYQIPFQFPAKPWENIAHYWERSPLSLVGNVTTPTMLITGTEDKRTPSSEAEQFYQALKLQKVDTVLVKVPGSPHGIASKPSRMIGKVENILAWFKKYSAEQKEEE; this is translated from the coding sequence ATGTTTTCAACTCAAATTGTTAATTGCCAGCTCAGGCAAGGTAGACGAGGTTTTCGTGTTACAACGCGTATAACCGTATTCTTGCTATGCATCTTTACAGGCCTTTCATCATTCTCATACGCCGAGGATGAGAAAGAAGACACTGATAATGATATGTTTTTTCAATCTGAAGATATATTTGATTTAGAGTACGTGAGTGATATACGGGTATCGCCCAATGGTAAACAAGTCGCCTACGTTCGCCGCTCCAATGACATTATGTCGGACAGCACACGCTCGAACATCTGGCTGGCATCAGTGGATGGAAAGTCTCATCGGCCATTATTATCATCTAAGAAAAGTTACTATTCTCCAAGGTGGTCGCCAGATGGTAAGCGACTCGCCTATTTGTCTAATGAAGAAGGCAAGCCTCAGCTTTACGTGCGTTGGATGGATACGGGGCAAACAGCCCTAATCACCAATGTAACTTCATCCCTTGGCAATATCACCTGGTCTCCTAACGGTAAACATATCGCATTTACCATGAGTGTGAATGTTGAAGAAAAGCCCCTTAAAGTCAATTTGCCTAAGAAGCCGAAAGACGCGAAGTGGGCACCTAAATTTGAGTACATTACCAAAGCCCGTTATCAAGCTGACGGTAAAGGCATTTTAGAACCTGCTTATACGCATATATTTATAGTTTCAACTGATGGTGGCACGGCTAGGCAACTAACCTCTGGTAATTATCATCATAGGGGAGGTGTAAGCTTCTCTCCTGATTCGCAAAAAATATACTTCTCGGCCAATCGCAGTGATAACTGGGAATATGAGCCGGTGGAATCCGATATCTTTACGGTAAATATGCAAGGTGATATTGAGCAGCTTACCGACTTTAAAGGCACGGAGTCCGCTCCGGTAGTATCACCGAATGGAAAGTATGTGGCGTACTCACGTCGTAGTGACGATAAAGTGATGTATAAAAACCGCTATTTATACATCATGAATGCAGATGGTACTGATCACAAAAACCTTACCGCTGATATCGATAATTCGGTGTCTAACTTTCAATGGAAAGGCAACAAGAGTATCTACTTTCAGCAATCGGTACGCGGCCTTGCTCAGGTTGATATTGTTACGCTATCTGGCAAGGTTAAATCTGTTGCTAAAGGCTTAGGGGGCACCACGCTAGGGCGTCCTTACGTATTTGGTATGTACCATGCTGCCGACAACGTAGTGGCTTATACCAAAGGGCGTACCGATCGCCCCGCAGATGTATTTGTTACCACTCGTAACGAACAACAACTCACGTTTTTGAACGAAGATGCGCTAGGTCATAAGCAGCTTGGTGAAGTTAATGAAATTGTATATCGCTCGTCGATTGACGATGAGGAAATTCAAGGCTGGTATATCTTGCCGCCTAATTACGATGAAACTAAAAAATACCCGCTTATTCTAGAGATTCACGGTGGCCCAAACCTAGCCTACGGCCCTGTGTTCACTGCCGAGCTACAACGAATGGCTGCTGAGGGATATATTGTATTTTATGATAATCATCGCGGTAGCACGGGTTATGGCGAGCGCTTTGCACTGTTACTGCAAGGTAAGTACAGTTCTAAGTACGATTTTGCCGATCATATGTCTGGTGTTGATGCGCTTATCGATAAGGGCCTAGTCGACCCTGAGAAGCTCTTTATTACAGGCGGCTCTGCAGGAGGAATAGCATCAGCTTATGCTATAGGGTTAACTAACCGCTTTAAAGCCGCTGTTGTTGCTAAACCGGTTATTAACTGGCTTTCAAAAGTACTCACCGCTGACTCAGGGCTATATCAAATTCCTTTTCAGTTTCCCGCTAAACCATGGGAAAATATCGCGCATTACTGGGAACGCTCTCCGCTTTCTCTAGTGGGGAATGTAACAACGCCAACCATGTTGATTACCGGTACAGAGGATAAGCGCACGCCTTCGTCTGAAGCCGAGCAGTTTTACCAAGCGCTTAAGCTTCAAAAAGTGGATACGGTATTAGTGAAAGTGCCAGGCTCTCCTCATGGCATCGCTTCAAAACCTTCCCGAATGATAGGCAAGGTAGAGAATATATTGGCATGGTTTAAGAAGTATTCCGCCGAGCAGAAAGAAGAGGAATAA
- a CDS encoding iron-containing alcohol dehydrogenase: MKFSFSNPTRIQFGQGQIGSINTLIPKDSHVLVLFGGGSIKKNGVYDQVEKALEGYNWESFGGVEPNPTIETLDKAVALIKETGVDYILAVGGGSVIDGAKYVAASAVYDGDGWDILTGEHKVDKALPIGAILTLPATGSESNGGSVISKKATKQKLAFMSPLVYPQFAVLDPDVIKSLPHRQVVNGLVDAFVHVCEQYLTFPQNAPVQDGYAETLLKTLIQLGGKIDNKDDAWRANLMWSANQALNGLIGSGVAQDWATHMIGHELTALYGVDHARSLAIVQPSLLRVQLETKSAKLTQMGQNVFGLAQSDDIALRTIDAIEAFYQSLEVATQLTEHAGDKQSAVNAVLENLKGNKMLSLGETGAITPEVSEQILNLAVAE, encoded by the coding sequence ATGAAATTTTCATTCAGTAACCCAACTCGCATTCAATTTGGCCAAGGACAAATTGGCTCAATCAACACCCTTATTCCAAAAGACAGCCACGTTCTCGTGTTGTTTGGCGGCGGTTCGATTAAAAAGAACGGCGTTTACGACCAAGTAGAAAAAGCATTGGAAGGCTATAACTGGGAATCTTTCGGCGGCGTTGAACCTAACCCAACCATTGAAACCCTAGACAAAGCTGTTGCCCTAATTAAAGAAACCGGCGTTGACTATATTCTCGCGGTAGGCGGTGGTAGCGTGATTGATGGTGCCAAGTATGTGGCCGCTAGCGCAGTATACGATGGCGACGGATGGGACATTCTAACTGGTGAGCACAAGGTTGATAAGGCACTGCCTATTGGCGCTATTTTAACCTTGCCGGCAACAGGTTCTGAATCTAATGGCGGCTCTGTTATTAGTAAGAAAGCGACAAAGCAAAAATTGGCGTTTATGTCTCCGTTAGTTTATCCGCAGTTTGCTGTATTAGATCCAGATGTAATAAAAAGCCTTCCGCATCGCCAGGTAGTTAACGGCTTAGTGGATGCTTTTGTTCATGTTTGCGAGCAGTACTTAACCTTTCCGCAAAATGCACCGGTTCAAGATGGTTACGCTGAAACCTTGCTGAAAACCCTAATTCAACTTGGCGGAAAAATTGATAACAAAGATGACGCATGGCGCGCTAACCTTATGTGGTCAGCAAACCAAGCACTGAACGGCCTTATTGGTTCAGGTGTTGCGCAAGATTGGGCTACGCATATGATAGGCCACGAACTCACGGCACTTTATGGCGTAGATCATGCTCGTTCATTGGCGATTGTTCAGCCGTCACTACTACGGGTTCAACTTGAGACCAAATCAGCGAAGTTAACGCAGATGGGCCAAAACGTGTTTGGTTTAGCACAAAGCGATGATATTGCCCTTCGCACTATCGATGCTATCGAAGCGTTCTATCAAAGCCTTGAAGTGGCTACCCAGCTTACCGAGCATGCAGGCGACAAGCAAAGTGCAGTGAATGCCGTACTAGAAAACTTAAAAGGAAACAAAATGCTTTCTCTTGGCGAAACGGGGGCTATTACCCCAGAGGTCAGTGAGCAAATTCTTAACTTGGCAGTGGCTGAGTAA
- a CDS encoding fructose bisphosphate aldolase: MASQAQQAMLDKLKTQVGFIAALDQSGGSTPKALRLYGIEESEYSSDEEMFNLVHQMRTRIITSTPFSGERVLGAILFENTLDREIEGMSTAHYLWQKKRVIPFLKVDKGLVEESNGVQVMKPIVGLDALLAKAVAQDVFGTKMRSVVKLANHQGIKDVVEQQFEVGKQIIAAGLVPIIEPEVDIHSPQKAEAEALLKLEILTQLNLLSEGQEVMLKLTLPNEANFYKELVDHPRVLKVVALSGGYNREEANAKLSENQGIIASFSRALTEGVSDKQSDDEFAATLDGAIEGIYQASKA; the protein is encoded by the coding sequence ATGGCATCACAAGCACAGCAGGCCATGCTAGATAAACTTAAAACGCAGGTTGGTTTTATTGCAGCTTTGGATCAAAGCGGCGGAAGTACACCAAAAGCGCTACGTTTATATGGCATTGAAGAGTCAGAATACAGTTCTGACGAAGAAATGTTTAACCTTGTTCACCAAATGCGTACACGTATTATCACCAGCACCCCTTTCAGTGGCGAGCGGGTTTTAGGCGCTATTTTATTTGAAAATACCCTAGACCGTGAAATTGAAGGCATGTCTACTGCGCACTATCTGTGGCAGAAGAAGCGCGTTATTCCTTTCTTGAAAGTGGATAAAGGGCTTGTTGAAGAGAGCAACGGTGTACAGGTGATGAAGCCGATTGTTGGTCTAGATGCGTTACTGGCTAAAGCCGTTGCCCAAGATGTTTTTGGTACTAAGATGCGTTCAGTGGTAAAACTGGCAAATCATCAAGGTATCAAAGATGTGGTAGAGCAGCAGTTTGAAGTAGGTAAGCAAATTATCGCAGCAGGTTTAGTGCCTATCATTGAGCCTGAGGTGGATATTCATAGCCCTCAAAAAGCTGAAGCAGAAGCACTGCTTAAACTTGAAATTCTTACTCAGCTTAATTTGTTGAGCGAAGGCCAAGAAGTGATGTTAAAGCTAACACTGCCTAATGAAGCTAACTTCTATAAAGAGCTTGTTGATCACCCTCGTGTACTTAAAGTGGTAGCGTTGTCTGGCGGTTACAACCGTGAAGAAGCCAATGCGAAGCTTTCAGAAAACCAAGGCATTATCGCAAGTTTCTCTAGAGCGCTAACAGAAGGTGTTTCTGACAAACAATCTGATGACGAGTTTGCAGCTACACTAGATGGTGCAATTGAAGGTATTTACCAAGCTTCAAAAGCATAA
- the tkt gene encoding transketolase — translation MPSRRELANAIRALSMDAVQQAKSGHPGAPMGMADIAEVLWGDFLSHNPANPSWANRDRFVLSNGHGSMLLYSLLHLSGYELPIEELKNFRQLHSKTPGHPEYGYAPGVETTTGPLGQGVSNAVGMALAEKVLAAQFNRDGHDIVDHYTYTFMGDGCLMEGISHETCSLAGTLGLGKLIGFWDDNGISIDGEVEGWFTDDTPARFKSYGWEVIEGVDGHDPEQIKAAIEQAKSNSAQPTLICCKTVIGFGSPNKEGTESCHGAPLGDDEIIATREKLGWKHGAFDIPDDIYAGWDAKGKGGDAESAWNDAFAAYESAYPELAAEFKRRVNGDLPADFSDKADKIIADLQANPQNIASRKASQNALNAFGPLLPELLGGSADLAGSNLTIWDGSKGVEATDASGNYIYYGVREFGMSAMMNGITLHGGFKAYGATFLMFMEYARNAVRMAALMKQPAIFVYTHDSIGLGEDGPTHQPVEQVVALRATPNLDNWRPCDQVESAIAWKFAIERNDGPSTLIFTRQGLPQQPRDEQQLADVTKGGYVLKDCAGTPEYIFIATGSEVQLAVEAADKLSADGKAVRVVSMPSTDVFDRQSADYRESVLPSSVTKRVAVEALSKESWYKYVGFNGAIIGMDTFGESAPAGDLFKHFNITTDAVVEAALSLS, via the coding sequence ATGCCCTCTCGTCGTGAACTTGCCAATGCCATCCGTGCTTTAAGCATGGACGCTGTTCAACAGGCCAAATCTGGTCACCCAGGCGCCCCTATGGGGATGGCTGATATTGCCGAGGTACTGTGGGGTGATTTTCTATCACACAACCCTGCAAATCCGTCTTGGGCAAACAGAGACCGCTTCGTGCTTTCAAACGGTCACGGCTCTATGCTGTTGTACTCTTTGCTTCATCTTTCAGGCTATGAACTGCCTATTGAAGAGCTTAAGAACTTCCGTCAGCTACATTCTAAAACGCCAGGGCATCCAGAATATGGGTACGCCCCTGGTGTTGAAACAACTACTGGCCCGTTAGGTCAAGGCGTAAGTAACGCCGTGGGTATGGCGCTAGCCGAGAAAGTATTAGCGGCGCAGTTTAACCGTGACGGTCACGATATTGTCGATCACTACACATACACTTTCATGGGCGATGGTTGCCTTATGGAAGGTATTTCTCATGAAACTTGTTCCCTTGCTGGCACATTAGGCCTTGGTAAACTTATCGGTTTCTGGGATGACAACGGCATTTCAATTGACGGTGAAGTTGAAGGTTGGTTTACCGACGACACGCCAGCACGCTTTAAAAGCTACGGCTGGGAAGTGATTGAAGGTGTTGACGGTCATGATCCAGAGCAAATTAAAGCAGCCATTGAGCAAGCTAAATCGAACAGCGCTCAGCCTACGCTTATTTGCTGTAAAACCGTGATTGGTTTTGGTTCGCCAAACAAAGAAGGCACTGAGTCTTGTCACGGTGCACCATTAGGTGATGACGAAATTATTGCTACTCGTGAAAAGCTTGGGTGGAAACACGGTGCATTTGACATTCCAGACGACATTTATGCCGGTTGGGATGCGAAAGGCAAAGGCGGCGACGCTGAAAGTGCGTGGAACGATGCCTTCGCAGCATACGAAAGTGCTTACCCTGAATTAGCGGCTGAATTCAAGCGTCGTGTCAATGGCGACTTGCCAGCAGACTTCAGCGATAAAGCCGACAAAATCATTGCTGATTTGCAAGCTAACCCGCAAAACATTGCGTCACGTAAAGCATCACAAAATGCATTAAATGCATTTGGCCCATTACTACCAGAGCTGCTAGGCGGTTCTGCCGACTTAGCGGGTTCAAACCTTACCATTTGGGATGGCAGTAAAGGCGTTGAAGCCACTGATGCTTCAGGTAACTACATTTACTACGGTGTACGTGAATTCGGTATGTCAGCCATGATGAACGGTATTACCCTTCATGGTGGTTTTAAAGCCTACGGCGCAACTTTCCTAATGTTTATGGAATACGCTCGTAATGCGGTACGTATGGCGGCACTAATGAAGCAACCTGCTATTTTCGTATACACTCACGATTCAATCGGTTTGGGTGAAGATGGCCCAACGCATCAGCCAGTAGAACAAGTAGTAGCACTACGTGCTACACCAAACCTAGATAACTGGCGTCCATGTGACCAAGTTGAATCAGCTATTGCATGGAAGTTCGCGATTGAGCGTAACGATGGCCCTTCAACATTGATTTTCACTCGCCAAGGTTTGCCGCAGCAACCTCGCGACGAACAGCAATTAGCCGATGTTACTAAAGGTGGTTATGTGCTTAAAGATTGTGCAGGTACGCCTGAATACATCTTTATTGCCACTGGTTCTGAAGTTCAACTTGCCGTTGAAGCAGCAGATAAACTAAGTGCAGATGGTAAAGCAGTTCGCGTAGTTTCTATGCCTTCTACCGACGTTTTCGACCGCCAATCGGCAGATTATCGTGAAAGCGTATTGCCTTCTAGCGTAACTAAGCGTGTTGCAGTTGAAGCACTATCGAAAGAAAGCTGGTACAAATATGTAGGTTTCAACGGCGCCATCATTGGTATGGATACGTTTGGTGAATCAGCACCTGCAGGTGACTTGTTCAAACACTTTAATATTACTACTGATGCAGTGGTAGAGGCAGCATTGTCTCTTAGCTAA
- a CDS encoding AraC family transcriptional regulator, which translates to MPISTKNPVSTSDLAFLSQILKQFLNAKGKSALNGVSKTDIEGVRVFRDPHGSPKQPLLYQSGIIIMLQGTKRLYVDNREIEYKKGDYIVFGVPLPAQCAATLDDDDCILGLVIDIPASLLVELSQWRDDRAKNSPAPTFTVSQQSLDENITDATRRLLQALTHGNCAQALGAGFVREIVYYILNGPAGHVLCGLTDNGHYARVAQALRTIHDGYASMLNVDSLAASVNMSVSGFHRAFRDVVLDSPVQYIKKCRLSKARELIARGHRVGDAAEAVGYNSLSQFSREFKRYYQFTPVQDRQSAN; encoded by the coding sequence TTGCCTATTTCTACAAAAAATCCAGTTTCCACTTCTGATCTGGCTTTTTTAAGTCAAATTCTAAAACAGTTTTTAAACGCTAAAGGTAAATCGGCACTGAATGGCGTGAGCAAAACGGATATAGAAGGAGTGCGAGTTTTTCGCGATCCTCACGGAAGTCCTAAGCAGCCTCTACTTTATCAGTCGGGCATCATTATCATGTTACAAGGCACTAAACGCTTGTATGTTGATAATCGTGAAATTGAATACAAGAAAGGTGATTACATTGTTTTCGGTGTGCCTTTGCCTGCGCAGTGTGCAGCCACCTTAGACGATGACGATTGCATATTAGGTTTGGTCATTGATATTCCCGCATCGTTACTGGTAGAGCTTTCCCAATGGCGGGACGACAGGGCAAAAAACAGCCCTGCCCCTACGTTTACAGTAAGTCAGCAGTCATTAGATGAAAATATTACCGATGCTACACGCAGGCTACTACAAGCGTTAACACACGGTAATTGTGCACAGGCACTGGGAGCAGGTTTTGTGCGAGAAATTGTATACTATATCCTCAATGGCCCAGCTGGTCATGTATTATGTGGATTAACAGATAACGGCCACTATGCGAGAGTCGCACAAGCATTACGAACGATTCACGATGGCTATGCATCGATGTTAAATGTAGATTCACTTGCTGCAAGTGTGAACATGAGTGTATCTGGTTTCCACCGCGCATTTCGCGATGTCGTGCTGGATTCACCCGTTCAATATATAAAGAAATGTAGATTGTCTAAAGCCAGAGAGTTAATCGCGCGAGGTCATCGAGTGGGAGACGCTGCCGAAGCGGTGGGTTACAACAGCCTATCTCAATTCTCTAGAGAGTTTAAGCGCTACTACCAATTCACGCCAGTCCAAGATCGTCAATCTGCGAATTAA